From a region of the Desulfobotulus mexicanus genome:
- a CDS encoding cyclic nucleotide-binding domain-containing protein, which translates to MTRIITVSSGKGGVGKTHISTNLALHLALSGHKTCLLDADLGLANVNILLNIHPEKNLKDVILEKIPLRNILIKTQEGLDIIAGSSGIEAMANLRSDQILYLVQEFSTLDSYDYFIIDTAAGIARDVLAFCLASSELLLIITPDPASLTDAYALIKVLKLNGFQAPVRVIVNNAPGMDKARNVLMKLVNAVKNHLDMEIHPIGIIPRDNAVPNALAEQEAFILRYPQSIASRCIRNAAQNLIQQKDIGEKVSYPKDFFEKFLNILMGPLKKYSEKPKDLSQQLPDRPPEKAKTEPAEKTPASRIVPEIPQVLAEKTKPAPHSAKEEDLPPRPGTQDTSALLHETNHLLREVSASMSAIASELKEIREFFTKTQLANRETPPLHSLPEPEAAGHREQKLSDILAGYPMFQSLNSQELHSILTRLKSRNCQKNEILMHKGEAGKNLYILVSGRVAVLDANEKVLDTMSGGDVFGEMSLISGEPVNATIKTMEKTEILFLEGKEFIRILGTYPALQMHFAQLLSQRLARRLQKADLARTDTLASQLSGTLESTQIPEILQMLKTGEKTGMLVFAFTGGKAAISMIKGEMVAARYGEHSGKEAFYQIIKEKKGRFSYIPDLPKQDRDKKPMGHFMKLLMDAVSRMDEEPGLRSLHG; encoded by the coding sequence ATGACAAGAATAATCACCGTCAGCAGTGGTAAGGGAGGAGTAGGCAAAACCCATATCAGCACCAACCTTGCCCTTCATCTTGCCCTGTCAGGCCATAAAACCTGTCTTCTGGATGCAGACCTCGGTCTTGCCAACGTGAATATCCTTTTAAATATTCATCCTGAAAAAAACCTCAAAGATGTTATTTTAGAAAAAATTCCTCTCCGGAATATCCTGATTAAAACACAGGAAGGGCTGGATATTATTGCGGGGAGTTCCGGCATTGAGGCTATGGCCAACCTGAGAAGCGATCAGATCCTGTATCTTGTTCAAGAATTCTCAACCCTGGACAGCTATGATTATTTTATCATAGACACAGCCGCAGGTATTGCAAGGGATGTGCTGGCCTTCTGCCTGGCATCATCGGAACTGCTGCTCATCATCACACCTGACCCTGCCTCCCTCACCGATGCCTATGCACTGATCAAAGTTCTGAAGCTCAACGGCTTCCAGGCTCCGGTCCGTGTCATCGTCAACAATGCCCCGGGTATGGACAAGGCCAGAAATGTTCTTATGAAACTGGTAAACGCCGTAAAAAACCATCTGGATATGGAAATCCATCCCATTGGTATTATTCCACGGGACAATGCCGTACCCAATGCCCTTGCTGAGCAGGAAGCCTTTATTCTGCGCTATCCCCAGAGTATTGCATCCCGATGCATCCGTAATGCAGCCCAGAATCTCATCCAGCAGAAGGACATCGGTGAAAAAGTATCGTATCCAAAGGATTTCTTTGAAAAATTTCTAAATATTCTGATGGGGCCTTTAAAAAAATATTCAGAAAAACCAAAGGATCTGTCCCAGCAGCTGCCAGACCGTCCACCGGAAAAAGCGAAAACTGAACCAGCGGAAAAGACTCCGGCATCCCGGATCGTCCCAGAAATCCCGCAGGTGTTAGCAGAAAAAACAAAACCTGCCCCTCATTCAGCAAAGGAAGAAGATCTACCTCCACGACCCGGCACACAAGACACCTCTGCCCTGCTCCATGAAACCAACCATCTGCTGAGGGAAGTTTCGGCCAGTATGAGCGCCATAGCTTCAGAACTTAAAGAAATCCGGGAATTTTTCACCAAAACGCAACTGGCAAACCGTGAAACACCACCTCTGCATAGTCTCCCCGAGCCGGAAGCAGCCGGGCATCGGGAACAAAAGCTTTCGGATATCCTGGCCGGATACCCCATGTTCCAGAGCCTGAACAGTCAGGAACTTCACAGCATCCTTACCCGGCTAAAATCCAGAAATTGTCAGAAAAATGAAATACTGATGCATAAAGGAGAAGCCGGAAAAAATCTGTATATTCTTGTTTCAGGCAGAGTAGCCGTACTGGATGCAAATGAGAAAGTTCTTGATACCATGTCAGGGGGAGATGTTTTCGGTGAAATGAGTCTGATCAGTGGTGAGCCGGTCAATGCCACCATAAAAACCATGGAAAAAACCGAAATCCTCTTCCTTGAAGGAAAAGAATTCATACGCATACTTGGAACCTACCCAGCCCTGCAAATGCACTTTGCCCAGCTTTTAAGCCAAAGACTTGCCAGACGTCTGCAAAAAGCCGATCTTGCCCGAACAGACACCCTCGCTTCCCAGCTGAGTGGCACCCTTGAAAGCACACAGATCCCTGAAATTCTGCAGATGCTGAAAACAGGAGAAAAAACTGGAATGCTTGTTTTTGCCTTTACAGGTGGCAAAGCAGCCATTTCCATGATCAAAGGTGAAATGGTTGCCGCCCGCTATGGAGAACATAGCGGAAAGGAAGCTTTTTATCAGATAATAAAGGAAAAAAAGGGACGTTTCAGCTATATCCCGGATCTGCCAAAGCAGGACAGAGATAAAAAACCCATGGGCCATTTTATGAAACTTCTCATGGATGCGGTCAGCAGGATGGATGAGGAACCAGGGCTACGATCACTCCATGGATAA